The Halopseudomonas sabulinigri genome window below encodes:
- the cydC gene encoding thiol reductant ABC exporter subunit CydC, whose amino-acid sequence MGELKPWLALVLQRRTRVLIGALLLTLTLFSAIGLLALSGWFITATGVTALLWAAGQKVMFDVYMPGGGIRFFALTRTVARYAERVFNHNTVLSLLADLRGRHFAALAQLDGATLGRLRAAQWLNRLTADIDTLDTLYLRLLAPPAVALLGILLVCALIAVFHLSLALLLGLLLLALLLLLTLGMALLGRHYSARRVTQLDELRTQAIEQLQGLAELTAAGTLARHRQSLLAGSRQMLDEQLLLQGRIALGQALATLGVSVAVLIGLFGAMQAYVAGLLSGPIVVMIPLALMALSEGFAGLPAAFAQVGGTVAAATRLNQQTHLSSRLIDPAAPEPLPDELSLHWHEVVVRHAGIRGMTFSLQRGERLAIIGASGSGKSTLAALAARLLDPDAGQILVGGTAAEGTPLSALSLEQWRAQLGYLTQQTELLHDSIRANLLLANPAATNAQLWAVLEMVDLADLVDALPNGLNTWVGESGKQLSGGEGRRLALARVLLKGAPLVILDEPFSGLDAETRERVKGRLEPWLAERTALLLGHDADALPVADRVMVLSGS is encoded by the coding sequence ATGGGTGAACTCAAGCCCTGGCTGGCGCTGGTGTTGCAGCGTCGTACCCGCGTGCTAATTGGCGCCCTGCTGCTGACGCTGACGCTGTTCAGTGCCATTGGACTGCTGGCGCTCTCCGGCTGGTTCATTACCGCTACCGGGGTCACTGCGCTGCTCTGGGCGGCAGGGCAGAAAGTGATGTTTGATGTGTACATGCCCGGTGGAGGCATCCGCTTTTTTGCCCTCACGCGCACGGTGGCGCGCTACGCCGAGCGCGTGTTCAATCACAACACGGTGCTCAGTCTGCTGGCAGACCTGCGCGGTCGGCACTTTGCCGCGCTGGCGCAGCTGGACGGCGCGACCCTGGGTCGGCTGCGCGCGGCGCAGTGGCTGAATCGCCTGACGGCCGATATCGACACCCTGGATACCCTGTATCTGCGCCTGCTGGCGCCACCGGCCGTCGCTTTGCTGGGCATCCTGCTGGTCTGTGCCTTGATTGCGGTTTTTCACCTGTCGCTGGCCTTGTTGCTGGGTTTGTTGTTGCTGGCGCTGTTGCTGCTGCTGACGCTGGGCATGGCGCTGCTGGGGCGGCATTACAGTGCCCGGCGCGTTACCCAGCTCGACGAGCTGCGCACCCAGGCCATCGAGCAACTGCAGGGGCTGGCTGAGTTGACCGCCGCCGGCACCCTGGCGCGGCATAGGCAAAGCCTGCTGGCCGGCAGTCGGCAGATGCTCGATGAGCAGTTGCTCCTGCAGGGCCGTATTGCCCTGGGGCAGGCGCTGGCCACACTGGGCGTGTCGGTCGCGGTACTGATAGGGCTGTTTGGCGCTATGCAAGCCTACGTGGCCGGCCTGTTATCAGGCCCGATCGTGGTGATGATCCCGCTGGCGCTGATGGCCTTGAGTGAGGGTTTCGCCGGATTGCCGGCAGCATTTGCCCAAGTCGGTGGCACTGTAGCGGCAGCAACGCGCCTGAATCAGCAGACGCATCTCAGCAGCCGTTTGATCGACCCGGCGGCGCCTGAGCCCTTGCCTGACGAGCTTAGCCTGCACTGGCACGAGGTAGTCGTGCGGCATGCAGGTATACGGGGTATGACCTTCAGTCTGCAGCGCGGTGAGCGCTTGGCCATCATTGGCGCGTCTGGCTCGGGTAAATCGACGCTGGCGGCATTGGCGGCCCGCTTGCTTGATCCCGACGCCGGCCAGATCTTGGTGGGTGGCACCGCGGCTGAGGGTACGCCGCTGAGCGCGTTGTCGCTGGAGCAGTGGCGTGCCCAACTGGGTTACCTGACCCAGCAGACCGAGCTATTGCACGACAGCATTCGCGCCAATTTGCTATTGGCTAACCCCGCCGCGACCAACGCGCAGCTTTGGGCCGTGTTGGAGATGGTGGATCTGGCCGATCTGGTCGATGCGTTGCCGAACGGACTGAACACCTGGGTGGGTGAGTCTGGCAAGCAATTGTCGGGCGGTGAGGGGCGCCGGTTGGCATTAGCGCGCGTGCTGCTGAAGGGCGCGCCGCTGGTGATACTGGATGAGCCTTTCAGTGGTCTGGATGCAGAGACCCGGGAGCGGGTGAAAGGGCGCCTGGAGCCGTGGCTGGCAGAGCGCACGGCATTACTGCTGGGGCATGACGCCGATGCGCTGCCAGTGGCAGACAGGGTGATGGTGCTGAGCGGCAGCTAA